Within Dermatophagoides farinae isolate YC_2012a chromosome 8, ASM2471394v1, whole genome shotgun sequence, the genomic segment TGACAAATtcctagaattttttttctttcttccgTTCATATTATATTCTCatatgtcaatgatgatgtaactgaatggtttttttttcttctgtaaATTGTGTAAATGGTAACACAAAAAGcctataatcatcattattattattattaccaaaagagaaaaaagaatcatcataatgaatcCCATCAAactctgaattttttttttgtttgtttgtttcgccTATagggttgttgttgttgttattgttatagTACTCTATGGAAGCCATAAATTCTATAGTTGGTTGATCactttttgaattgattctgTTGTCGGTTTGTTTTCCGGAGGGGGGGGGGAAGTGGGAATAAAATTTCCCTTTTTTTCCCATATCATAAATATTCATAAAGCTTTACttcgttttaattttttttttgccacacAACAAAATAGACTCATGGTTCATCATGGTATGGGTAGtgatataaatttttttttcagctttttttttttcacccgAACAAATGAAAGTTGAACGACGGTTAAACCTTGATGAGGTCAAtaaacacacaacacacacacacagtgtgAAACCACAATTGTTACAATAGATCCGTGTGTGTTTAATATTTCATAAGCaggtgaaaacaaaacaaaaaaattaatcctTCGTTTTGGTAatctatagaaaaaaacaaaaagagcGAAATCATttgtcaatcattcaatgttttactttacgaaatttttttttcaaatttaattttttgtcctgtttttttttgttgttgttgttgttgttgccgctTGTAGGTTTATTCGCTCGTGTGGCCTTATTAAGTGGTTCGGCATTAGCACCATCTGCTATTGTTCGTGATGCTGAAAATAATGCAAGACAATTGGccaaacaattgaattgtcCAGTTTATGTAAGTGTAGATTTTGGATATCATTTTCCTCCTTCCACCCCAGCCCCCACATCCCGACCATTCACATCCACATTCTACctcgtaatcatcatttattcgaTATATATCGATGGTTTGGTCATAATGAAGAGAGAAAATGTCTCgacgtcttttttttccattctggTTATATATCGCTCATTGCTTCTGCTTCTTTTTgccgatgtttttttttttattttatttcgattgatcattgatcagCTGTCgatcgtttgttttgtttcattagtAATGAATCGAtctggaatttttttggttttctggataagaagaatcaaaaatcgaaaagaaaaaacgtcACACACATTTCGATGAGATGGCAATCATTCTAATACTATCGTAGACGATGTAAACAATTggattgtgaatgaatgacaaacaaacggCCCTTGACACCCACAAACAATCTATTTCCACTTTATTCATTAATGTGATCTctaatttctttttattttgcttgatatgcttttttttatattttcgtttttcgttcattccattttcttttttttttttataaggATAATACACAATTAgttgattgtttgaaaagaaaaccaTTCGATGAGCTTATTCAAGCAATGAATCATATTCACATATCACGTTATCTATCACCATTTGGTCCAATAATCGATGGTATCGTTGTGGTGGAAGAACCACGTACAATGATGGAATCAATGGTTTATGGACCATTATCATCTGCtgcctcatcatcatcatcatcttttgtATCGTCATCGAAAAttacctcatcatcatcatcatcgtcttcatcatcaccatcatcttcaaattatgtttttttcaaaaatagtGCCTCTTCATCTGTTTCTTCGGATTTATTTGCTgccaatcattatcatggtGATATATTATTCGGTGTGACAAAAGTTCAATGTCCATTAGATGTTTTCACTGGTTATGAAGAACGTTATGGAATCAATGTTGAACGAAGAAATCAGATTGTTCGAACTTTAATACgcaatttatttgattttcatcagcAGGTAAATGTgctattttttaaaaaaatttttgtttattattaatgtgaTTTGTTTTGGGTTGTTTAGACAATTTTCTGgacattgatcaatgaatataCTGATTGGAGTCGTCCAAGTGAACatccaatcaatttattagaTTCTACAATCGATATATTGGGTCATGCATTGATTCTTGCACCATTGATTGAAACCGTTGAGCTTTACGCTAAATCAATGGCTGATCGTTTTCCATTTAATACGAACagtaacaataacaacaacaaggataATACATTCGATTTTGCATATCATtctcatgatcattatcaacaacaacaacaaaaacaggaTTCAAAATCtggaaagatttttttctatgtctTTCAAAATAATCCAAAATCTATATTATTGGATTCTTCGACGTCGTTACCAAATTTTGGATCAATAGACAGCAATATCtcaccaatgatgatgatgatgacgactaGTGGCCAaatacaatcaattgatcaaagaCTTGGATCaatgttgaatgatgaattggattATTTATTTGGTGCACCAATTGCTCAACATGTAACTGGTCATTCAATTGGACATTTTCAAACTAATTGGACAACAATGACTGCTggacatcgacaacaacaacagcaacaacaagatcTAATATTTGATAGCTTAATTGCTAATGACAAACATCAggcatcaacaaaatcaaaaatcgcAACAGCTGTAGTAGCTGCTGAACATATTCATCTTagccaaatgatgattacataTTTTAGTAATTTTGCCAAATATGGGTaagttgatgatgtaaaataaaatgcatTCGTGTAgaaattccattcatttgtgtgtattctatatacacacacgcatTAACTACTTTGTAAattttatatgaatgaatgattaccACTAGACcatggaatttttctttttctctttatagAACATGTAAATTTTCACATGTCACATGATAATCAAACTACTAAACATAACATATAGGATTTATTATAGtgaattatattcattatatatattagtGCACCAtgctccatcatcatcatcatcatcaagctCAAAGAGCACAGGTGGACAAATACAAACAtgcaaatataataataatttggctaaacattcacatcataatcataaactATCAAAGAAGTCTAATTCTATCTAATAGAATCTATGTTTATAAGAAAGAATCATTTCTCATAatgattgtgtttgtgtgctGAATTTTCAAAGAGATTAACCGTTCggtattcattattttcgttttttttggacaatcttttttttctagcctcattattttttcccaaaaactattactattactactactactactactaacGAACTACTAAGAaggtcgaaaaaaaatttttttttgacaaatcaatcatcgattctTATAGACACAAATTCTTTTGAGTCCAGTGTTTCCAACACATTGACTAGcaaagtatttttttttattttttgataaagCTTGAATTTGAAGAGAGTTGTGTACACTAGCAATGACGTTAAGTAAATCAGTAATTTGTGGtcaaaccaaaacaaaacaaatcatcatcatcaatcatttatcGTCTATGGTAACAGATTGaagattcaacaacaacaaaaaaaaaatttttttttttattcgttgcTCAGCAAGGTCAATTTAGTtactttttttaattaaaaaattttttcttaatcACAAAAGAGAGTTTAGGATAAATAATTTCTGGCAACAAATTCTGGAGAGTCTCAGATTCTAATTATTCTTGCCAAATGTCTGTATGATATCTGAATTGGCtgaattcaattctattttttttatcggaaaaaataaaacatttccTTTATCCTTGAATGAAAActaaatttttcttatttcaacaatttcattttttttcgttttcaaaaaatagGAATCCAAATCATCCTACTGGTTATAgtaatgataacaacaacaacaacaatggcaaCAATGGCAattatgacaaaaaaaattatccttattctcacaatcatcatcatcatcataatatggATGATtccgcatcatcatcatcgattcggaatgaaaataatgaattccGGACATCCTTGCCATCACCacaaacaccatcatcatcatcatcatatctaCTTAATTGGCCTCAATATACTGTTGGCCAACAACGTTTTTTACTTATAGGTTAGTTGTTATgaagagtaaaaaaaaaaattgaatcgaatccatttccattgttgaaaattcatcatagATTCATTTATGGAATCGATGGAATCTTTAATATTAAATTCCTATTaactttctttttctcttttaatGATATGTTTAGGATCCAAACCACGTTTAcgtgatcattatcaatcgCATCGTTTAAGCTATTGGCTCAATTTAATACCACATTTATTGCAGgatcaatatcgatattcAATGAATAGCCGGAAACAATATGCTAGCATCAGtaacagtaataataatattcatcatcattctgatCAAGATGTTGTTAATCATTTACTTGATTTAGATATTGATCATCTAgaatttggatcatcatcatcatcatcgtcatcatcagatgataTTGGACTTCGTTATattcgtcatcatttattggataattttgatgatgaaaattcctATGATGGTCCTGTTCGACAGATAACATTAGTGCATGGTCAACAATTGAATTCTGTAGTTGgcaatgatggtggtggtggtaatgttcaatcgataatgaaaaaatttccaggCAATTCATGGCTTCGTagttcgtcatcatcatcatcatcatccggttCATTATTTCGTATGAATTctgatcaatcattgaatgattcttcaatgaatgatttcacattttcaattggtGAACAATTTAGAATAAAAAGTGCTTCTggacagcaacagcagcagcaacaacaacaacaacaaaatattggAGATGATAATACAACTGCGACAAGTAAACGTCATAGTAGTAGCACTGgtgattcaaataatgacagcaataataataataataatggcggCAGTAGTCATAATCTTCTTCAAGCTACCATTGCTGTTGGTTGTTCATTATTAGCTTTAAATCTTTTAGTATTTGCTGGTGTTTATTATAATCTTCAACGACAAAATTCCGtttccatatcatcatcatcgacgacAACCGATTCGATTGTAGATTCAACAAGTTGTTCAACTAAATTTAATGCCACTAAAATGGATGATcatctaatgatgattggtggtggtcagcaatcaatcatcacaaataataatcacaataGCTGTGCACCTTCAACATCTGCATCGGCAACTTGTTTTGCTAATCCAATGGGAATATTATGTACGAATAATTCAGATTATTATGGTGTTAATAATGTCAACGAAaatttgatcgattcaaATTTAGCAGATGGACAGCAACAGCATCAccatattattcatcatgtACATTATGCTGATCATGAAATGTCAGCTgatctacaacaacaacaacaacaacaatcctgTCATCAAGGAATGGAAACATCATCCGATATTCtaaattgttcattgttgaatgatcatcatggatcTTTGTGTCAATCGCCCACAACCAAtcaacaccaacaccaacatcatcatcatcatcatcatgaaccaGAACATTCTCATATTGCTCAATATTTTCCATTACATagcttttcatcatcaagcggtagtgttggtggtggtggcggtggcgGTGGATCAGGAACGGCAACATCAAGTAATCCAAGTAATACAACCGAAACGGATACTGATAATCCATCATTTtcgacatcatcaacaacgaaacaaaatattattcTATCCAATCGTACTATACGTTTTAATCTTTCagaaccaacaacaacaacatcatcttttaatcttgatgatcatgatgattgtcatcataatcgacaATTATCACcaaccacaaccacaacaataGTGccttcaacatcatcaacaaataatgaaatattaaAAAGAGTAAAgatttgaacaaatttttctgttttgttttgttttttgttttcgataaattatgatttatttatatatatatatattgaactGTGAAATTttaatgtctttttttttagttgaattgaatataaataaataaataaagaaagagaaagaaatcaTTTATTCTGAAATTATTCTGGAATAATTTGTCAacggagagaaaaaaaccagaatagcagcaaaaaaaagatgaacagaaaaaaaactcatccatcatcaacatcttttttcatctttattgttgtcatcatataTGGCCAAGCGTCAATACgtcttttatttttgcatCCATGTGTTatctctctattttttttttgatgtttattttttttcggtttgttcgtttgtttgtttgttcgatgACAAACTTTTctatttatataatatacGTGTAAAGTGTGTATTTTTAGTGAGCTTTGTtgttatatatgaaaaaaaaactttgatcaaagaaaagaaaaagaaaaagaaaatatttacatCGCCCATCACCCACacatatattcaataataagAATCGCAGCGGCAATtcgtaaacaacaacaacaacaacaacaaagaaaaagtgTCATCCCATTCAtctatttttcatattttgttttggttttttttttgtttgtcaaaatggttggtttttttttggtcttttttttatcattctggttgtgtgtgtgtgtgtatgtggcTGTATTAATccttcgaattttttttttgtcatagGGATAACAAAAGAAATATAATTGTCGGCTTCCAGCCAGCACAGTCAACATTATCTTatggaaaaaagaagaaaaaaaaaccggaatGACCCGAAAAAAAGGTCTCAAGAACCGTCGTCAACCACCACAATTATTGGCTCATTTCGTTTTgagaataaaagaaaaacaatcttTTCGAAAACCATTTGCCATCGCTTATAAAaccaagacaaaaaaaaaagatcaaaaagtttgttgttgctgctgctgctgctgctgacgAAATGGATCCAATTTGTCTTAATTTATGTCAAACATTTaaacatcattttatttatgttattgtcgtcgttgtcggcgtcgttttttttgttttgttttgtttttttgttttctgtgtTCTATTTTCTTCACTTCCATTGGATTGGAACAATTATGTTTGGAACCCAATAACAATACAAGTCaagtgtttatttttttttatttttactggTGTTGAATCCATCCAATTGATGAATCGTGAATTTGTGTATTTTTGTGGCCACAAAAATTCGTCtttaaaaaaacatatatggtggttgatgaaaattgtcaCTATCTGTCTCTTtcttattgatgatgatcatcaaaacaatcacACATAGTttcgacaatgatgaatttcattcatttgaaatcgTTTTTggtatgtttgttttgagtgcgaaaatgaaaaaacatttactatttaaagtttttattctttttttcttgattaggcacacacacacatgttcaAATTGTTCCAGATTTTGttggacaaatttttttttttttgaatcagtGATTAAAGGATAAAAGTtgtgttcaacaacaacagcaacaacaacatttgaatttgattgaagaagttatcttttttttctgtggtGTTTGgctgaaatgaaatcaactcataaatcattttatttcaagaCATAGATAAAGCatcaaaaactttttctttttgacaATCAAACTGGCCCCATATCAAAAGTCATTCATGTAAAAATGgaaatcgatcatcaaatcattggtttattcaattcgtgaatgaattttctattggaatttttcattctgaaaTTGTTTATCATGTCCACACTCTATTATTGAATTGTGTTCCACACAGAATGTGTTATTGAATCCTAATCCTAAATGTgtgataattaattttgcaagtaaattaataatattgataatcaacaaaacttGACATCTTATAACGTATATATATACGTTTTcagaatattttgttttctcactaattttttttcaatttatgtttagttgttgatttattgatcTGTGTGTTCATGATGTTTTATTGCGAATTCCATTGTATTTGAAtgtgaattaattttttttttgaagtaGGTGCTGACATCTATCCACTTCCATTTTaattcaacaatatcaacTACTTTTGCTACCTCGGAGACTTAATAATTATTCTCGTCGACAGATGGCAGAAAATATagttgatcaatcaattcatgtttttcaagatctaattttaatttaattcgCTCTTAAACGCTATCATCACTCAATCTATCGatgttttttaaaaaaaaaaaaaatttaattcgaatctttttgttttaatattACTTTTCGCCATCCATGActgccaatcatcatcaccggaTTAATGGTTTcggttgttattatttttgtttgtctttttAAATCTTCACTTATTATCTGTAATGGTTCATGTGGTTGtattaattttaataataaattattatcatttcttTGTAATGATTCTGATTTTGTCGTAGCCGTCGATAAtgttgtcgctgttgttgttgatgttgataatggtgatagtATTGGCGATGAATGACGTTTTGCTGTTGCTGTCAATATTCGATGTCGTAGTCTCATCATTGTTGGTCCTTTTATTGTTGGCATCATTTTACTTAAACAATAGcttaatattaataaaagtccaatgaaaaatgtcGCTATAccaataataagaaaaatgtaTGCACGTGTAAAACGTTCGTTAAtaatctttgttgttgttgttgttgttgtcatatcatcatcatcatcattttgattaacgaaaatcgttgttgttgttgttgttgttgtattccAAGCCATCTATTTTTAAGTGgaaatgtaaaaatgaatcattcattcctTGCATTTAAATTCATACTTGCCCCATTATCAGGATTCTTGGTTGCTGTCgtttcaattatcattgtaCTGCTagcatttattattgtttccatcgttatcattatcatattcatcatcatcatcattcgtcatcaatttgaaaacCGATTACTTTTCGTTGAacgaaaattgatgaaattctgaatgtgtgtctatgtgttatttgtttctttggaaaaaaaaattaaatttatcacagaaaaaaaattttcattttcatttgccTTTAAAAACCAATTAATGTATCGATTTATTGTAATCGAATTAGtcattctttattttattcgagaaccaaaaaattgaaaactcCAAAAACTTAATCTaccaccacaaaaaaaaaaattggaaaacaacaacaacaaatgcacattgatcattatcaaatattcatatatatgcTCAATGTGTGCGCgcgcttgtgtgtgtgtatccaggacaaattgatttcaatgatgattggtaataataaaaaaaaaattcattcaaatcaataaatttgaaaattgtatcgaatttttatttttttccaacaacggaaatgttttttgtttccattctacaaacacacatgtgtatatggaaatggaaaaagagTAAACAtgcggaaaaaaaaattttctacgATTACAttggagaatttttttttcaaacggttcaattttttttctggttgagataaccaatgaacaaaaaaaaaagaaaaaaaaaggtaagCCATGGATCCATGGACCACCTTGAAGCATGTACATTGATTGTTAATCTATGTGTGCGGCAActatgttttttgttgttgttgttgttgttgttttggcaATTtgccagaaacaaaaacccaAGCTAATCATTTCAGGTGTAAATCGGCACGAATCATTTtctcatcaattttatttcattaataaaccagaaaaaaaaattcgtcaacaacaacaacaacaacaatatgcaATTAACGAAAATTAAAGAGTAGTAAAAGTGAATTCTCAACATCCTTGTTGTGGTCATCACATTTTGGTGGCCTGATCATCAGATGGTGGTCatcaccacaaccaccaccaccatcaccaccaccactgccGCCAATTACATGATAATAGTTCTAAACATCAATTAATGACATTagacagcaaaaaaaagatcttgttcaataattaataattttttgactAAAATTTCTTGGTTGtcccaacaacaaccaaccaaccaaccgacCGACCGACCAAACAATTAATTTTCTGACTTAACTGATGATGTTGTCctaaattgaaataaatttttttttttcaatttgagttttagtttttcattcattcattcattcattcatttcatgatcatcgtcatattTTATTCGACAGTCTCggatttgtcattttttttgtgtgcgtgtgtgtgtgtgtgcacacTGATTGATTGTGACATTTATTTcctgaataaataaatggttTTAGAATGCTAAAGTCAATCTTTTtaaatccagaaaaaaaaacaaacaacaatattatgTCATGGTCtggattgttttgttttttttccagatttATAATGTCTGAATTGCTGAATTATTTATCTATAAtaattgctgctgttgttgttgtcaatcaagtgagaagaaaaaaaaatatataaatctaAACTCCCCCTCGTCCCGCCCCCCGAAAACAAGGtaattctatcatcatcaccaccaccccatccatccattcgcTCATTaagcaaaacaaatttataaataaatgaatttcagTTGAATCActgttgttgctgtcatcaacaacaacaacttaaTCATTAGAGATTCTCattaaaaatgacaaaaataataaattgtgtCTGGTTTTGGCCCTAGTAGTGTTTtcaatcctttttttctggaaccTAATCGGcttaaattgttgttgttttgttgtaaattgtcatcgtcgttgttgtttcaagaattgtcagaatttttttttttttttttagattttgatttgaaataaacaaaaattgaaaatttgctcgtttttttcgaaaccaagttttttttcacatatagTTCATCGACATTTCCATTGCTTGTATAacgatcattttttcttttggttgttgaaaaatgtattaaaa encodes:
- the LOC124495766 gene encoding uncharacterized protein LOC124495766 isoform X2, which encodes MTTTTTTTAKISICQCQKIMENNNHHHHYNHGLLCHLIDNSNDNDHQQNPDNSTILYNTSIQSIFGSRYFQKQQQRQRQQQLFILPSSSSTATSISDHCFRFLSTTIIYFHHSLFIDLNISDQKRRKSFIHQPLLRQIQRKMWIRQQYLLLLSSLFLSVFCFGFVFSSITSPSSFTFSSIQNSNQSDNLSYSLPMNQSSSSSTTATTTTTISTTTVISNDNLFNSSKYLINKENFDWSSSPSSNHDHHHHLLIKTSKRSNPIDDFINIDEDDNDNTDDDNDDDDIMFIIDDSDVDAVPDTIDDPPPPNQPIRRQKKSSSPSPSSSSSEEEDFNISGKQQQQQHSFVNDNVDYVMHSPRTVQTKYGALQGIVITFVRYNDDDDDKSSTSTSTSSNQNHNNSSSTSSIPPPPPQPIITLSPVEAFLGVPYATPPSGNLRFMPPVAPIHWRGVRQANHLSPVCPQLLPSFTTMMNLSTTTNDHQKQLHLSPKHFDRLQRQIPFLRNQSEDCLYLNIYVPFEHYYQHRLYQRQRQQQQNRKLKSTTSPTSSFESNTHHHHHNNNQYLKNHQTNGKNQQQQQQQQQHYPVIVFISGDSYQTGTGNSFDASIWSSYGRVIVVTLNYRLGVLGFLPALVDGTIRGNYGLMDQVAALHWIQENIAEFGGEPRNVTLIGHDFGAACVHLLMLSPMAKGLFARVALLSGSALAPSAIVRDAENNARQLAKQLNCPVYDNTQLVDCLKRKPFDELIQAMNHIHISRYLSPFGPIIDGIVVVEEPRTMMESMVYGPLSSAASSSSSSFVSSSKITSSSSSSSSSSPSSSNYVFFKNSASSSVSSDLFAANHYHGDILFGVTKVQCPLDVFTGYEERYGINVERRNQIVRTLIRNLFDFHQQTIFWTLINEYTDWSRPSEHPINLLDSTIDILGHALILAPLIETVELYAKSMADRFPFNTNSNNNNNKDNTFDFAYHSHDHYQQQQQKQDSKSGKIFFYVFQNNPKSILLDSSTSLPNFGSIDSNISPMMMMMTTSGQIQSIDQRLGSMLNDELDYLFGAPIAQHVTGHSIGHFQTNWTTMTAGHRQQQQQQQDLIFDSLIANDKHQASTKSKIATAVVAAEHIHLSQMMITYFSNFAKYGNPNHPTGYSNDNNNNNNGNNGNYDKKNYPYSHNHHHHHNMDDSASSSSIRNENNEFRTSLPSPQTPSSSSSYLLNWPQYTVGQQRFLLIGSKPRLRDHYQSHRLSYWLNLIPHLLQDQYRYSMNSRKQYASISNNIDHLEFGSSSSSSSSSDDIGLRYIRHHLLDNFDDENSYDGPVRQITLVHGQQLNSVVGNDGGGGNVQSIMKKFPGNSWLRSSSSSSSSSGSLFRMNSDQSLNDSSMNDFTFSIGEQFRIKSASGQQQQQQQQQQQNIGDDNTTATSKRHSSSTGDSNNDSNNNNNNGGSSHNLLQATIAVGCSLLALNLLVFAGVYYNLQRQNSVSISSSSTTTDSIVDSTSCSTKFNATKMDDHLMMIGGGQQSIITNNNHNSCAPSTSASATCFANPMGILCTNNSDYYGVNNVNENLIDSNLADGQQQHHHIIHHVHYADHEMSADLQQQQQQQSCHQGMETSSDILNCSLLNDHHGSLCQSPTTNQHQHQHHHHHHHEPEHSHIAQYFPLHSFSSSSGSVGGGGGGGGSGTATSSNPSNTTETDTDNPSFSTSSTTKQNIILSNRTIRFNLSEPTTTTSSFNLDDHDDCHHNRQLSPTTTTTIVPSTSSTNNEILKRVKI
- the LOC124495462 gene encoding uncharacterized protein LOC124495462 isoform X1, whose amino-acid sequence is MMMMMNMIMITMETIINASSTMIIETTATKNPDNGMAWNTTTTTTTTIFVNQNDDDDDMTTTTTTTKIINERFTRAYIFLIIGIATFFIGLLLILSYCLSKMMPTIKGPTMMRLRHRILTATAKRHSSPILSPLSTSTTTATTLSTATTKSESLQRNDNNLLLKLIQPHEPLQIISEDLKRQTKIITTETINPVMMIGSHGWRKVILKQKDSN
- the LOC124495462 gene encoding uncharacterized protein LOC124495462 isoform X2, translated to MGQMAWNTTTTTTTTIFVNQNDDDDDMTTTTTTTKIINERFTRAYIFLIIGIATFFIGLLLILSYCLSKMMPTIKGPTMMRLRHRILTATAKRHSSPILSPLSTSTTTATTLSTATTKSESLQRNDNNLLLKLIQPHEPLQIISEDLKRQTKIITTETINPVMMIGSHGWRKVILKQKDSN
- the LOC124495766 gene encoding uncharacterized protein LOC124495766 isoform X1 gives rise to the protein MTTTTTTTAKISICQCQKIMENNNHHHHYNHGLLCHLIDNSNDNDHQQNPDNSTILYNTSIQSIFGSRYFQKQQQRQRQQQLFILPSSSSTATSISDHCFRFLSTTIIYFHHSLFIDLNISDQKRRKSFIHQPLLRQIQRKMWIRQQYLLLLSSLFLSVFCFGFVFSSITSPSSFTFSSIQNSNQSDNLSYSLPMNQSSSSSTTATTTTTISTTTVISNDNLFNSSKYLINKENFDWSSSPSSNHDHHHHLLIKTSKRSNPIDDFINIDEDDNDNTDDDNDDDDIMFIIDDSDVDAVPDTIDDPPPPNQPIRRQKKSSSPSPSSSSSEEEDFNISGKQQQQQHSFVNDNVDYVMHSPRTVQTKYGALQGIVITFVRYNDDDDDKSSTSTSTSSNQNHNNSSSTSSIPPPPPQPIITLSPVEAFLGVPYATPPSGNLRFMPPVAPIHWRGVRQANHLSPVCPQLLPSFTTMMNLSTTTNDHQKQLHLSPKHFDRLQRQIPFLRNQSEDCLYLNIYVPFEHYYQHRLYQRQRQQQQNRKLKSTTSPTSSFESNTHHHHHNNNQYLKNHQTNGKNQQQQQQQQQHYPVIVFISGDSYQTGTGNSFDASIWSSYGRVIVVTLNYRLGVLGFLPALVDGTIRGNYGLMDQVAALHWIQENIAEFGGEPRNVTLIGHDFGAACVHLLMLSPMAKGLFARVALLSGSALAPSAIVRDAENNARQLAKQLNCPVYDNTQLVDCLKRKPFDELIQAMNHIHISRYLSPFGPIIDGIVVVEEPRTMMESMVYGPLSSAASSSSSSFVSSSKITSSSSSSSSSSPSSSNYVFFKNSASSSVSSDLFAANHYHGDILFGVTKVQCPLDVFTGYEERYGINVERRNQIVRTLIRNLFDFHQQTIFWTLINEYTDWSRPSEHPINLLDSTIDILGHALILAPLIETVELYAKSMADRFPFNTNSNNNNNKDNTFDFAYHSHDHYQQQQQKQDSKSGKIFFYVFQNNPKSILLDSSTSLPNFGSIDSNISPMMMMMTTSGQIQSIDQRLGSMLNDELDYLFGAPIAQHVTGHSIGHFQTNWTTMTAGHRQQQQQQQDLIFDSLIANDKHQASTKSKIATAVVAAEHIHLSQMMITYFSNFAKYGNPNHPTGYSNDNNNNNNGNNGNYDKKNYPYSHNHHHHHNMDDSASSSSIRNENNEFRTSLPSPQTPSSSSSYLLNWPQYTVGQQRFLLIGSKPRLRDHYQSHRLSYWLNLIPHLLQDQYRYSMNSRKQYASISNSNNNIHHHSDQDVVNHLLDLDIDHLEFGSSSSSSSSSDDIGLRYIRHHLLDNFDDENSYDGPVRQITLVHGQQLNSVVGNDGGGGNVQSIMKKFPGNSWLRSSSSSSSSSGSLFRMNSDQSLNDSSMNDFTFSIGEQFRIKSASGQQQQQQQQQQQNIGDDNTTATSKRHSSSTGDSNNDSNNNNNNGGSSHNLLQATIAVGCSLLALNLLVFAGVYYNLQRQNSVSISSSSTTTDSIVDSTSCSTKFNATKMDDHLMMIGGGQQSIITNNNHNSCAPSTSASATCFANPMGILCTNNSDYYGVNNVNENLIDSNLADGQQQHHHIIHHVHYADHEMSADLQQQQQQQSCHQGMETSSDILNCSLLNDHHGSLCQSPTTNQHQHQHHHHHHHEPEHSHIAQYFPLHSFSSSSGSVGGGGGGGGSGTATSSNPSNTTETDTDNPSFSTSSTTKQNIILSNRTIRFNLSEPTTTTSSFNLDDHDDCHHNRQLSPTTTTTIVPSTSSTNNEILKRVKI